One genomic region from Nymphaea colorata isolate Beijing-Zhang1983 chromosome 10, ASM883128v2, whole genome shotgun sequence encodes:
- the LOC116263360 gene encoding 3-ketoacyl-CoA synthase 6-like, with product MPPTLPDFSSSVRLKYVKRGYQYLVNNFLTFLLVPAMATLAIHIVRLGPDDILALWRSLEFDAVQMLFFALVMVFLGTVYFMSRPRPVFLVDYACFKPPVTCRVPFSTFMEHSNLLEHFDKKSVGFQMRILERSGLGEDTCLPPALHYLPPKPNMEDARAEAQLVIFSSLDDLFKKTGIRPKDVDILVVNCSLFSPTPSLSAMIINKYKMRSNVRSFNLSGMGCSAGLISVDLARDMLQVHPNSYAVVVSTEIISPNWYAGNERSMLLPNCLFRMGGAAILLSNRRRERSRAKYRLLHVVRTHKGAEDRAYKCVYEEEDKAGKVGISLSKDLMVIAGEALKSNITTIGPLVLPASEQLLFVFSLIGRKIFNPNWRPYIPDFKQAFEHFCIHAGGRAVIDELEKNLQLSAQHVEASRMTLHRFGNTSSSSLWYELSYIESKGRMKKGDRVWQIAFGSGFKCNSAVWKCNRSIKVPVDGPWSDCIQKYPVYIPDVVKL from the coding sequence ATGCCTCCGACTCTTCCAGACTTCTCTTCTTCTGTCCGTCTAAAATACGTCAAACGAGGCTATCAGTACCTAGTGAATAACTTCCTCACCTTCCTCCTGGTACCCGCCATGGCCACCTTAGCCATTCACATAGTCCGGCTCGGCCCGGACGACATTCTGGCCCTCTGGCGGTCGCTTGAGTTCGACGCGGTGCAGATGCTCTTCTTTGCCCTCGTCATGGTCTTCCTCGGCACCGTCTACTTCATGTCGCGGCCGCGACCGGTGTTCCTCGTTGACTACGCCTGCTTCAAGCCGCCGGTCACCTGCAGGGTGCCCTTCTCCACCTTCATGGAGCACTCCAACCTCTTGGAGCACTTCGACAAGAAGAGCGTCGGCTTCCAGATGAGGATTCTCGAGAGGTCGGGGCTCGGCGAGGACACCTGCCTCCCGCCGGCGCTCCACTACCTCCCACCTAAACCCAACATGGAGGACGCCAGGGCGGAGGCCCAGCTCGTCATCTTCTCTTCCTTGGACGACCTGTTCAAGAAGACGGGCATCAGGCCCAAGGACGTCGACATCCTCGTCGTGAACTGCAGCCTCTTCTCGCCGACGCCCTCGCTGTCCGCCATGATCATCAACAAGTACAAGATGAGGAGCAACGTCCGCAGCTTCAACCTTTCCGGCATGGGCTGCAGCGCCGGGCTGATATCCGTCGACCTGGCGCGCGACATGCTCCAGGTGCACCCCAACTCTTACGCCGTGGTGGTCAGCACCGAGATCATCAGTCCCAATTGGTACGCCGGAAACGAGCGCTCCATGCTGCTGCCCAACTGCCTCTTCCGCATGGGCGGCGCCGCCATCCTGCTCAGCAACCGCCGGAGGGAGCGGAGCCGTGCCAAGTACCGGCTCCTTCACGTGGTCCGGACTCACAAGGGTGCCGAAGACAGGGCGTACAAGTGCGTCTACGAGGAGGAAGACAAAGCCGGCAAGGTGGGCATTTCCCTGTCCAAGGATCTCATGGTGATCGCCGGGGAGGCCCTGAAGTCGAACATCACGACGATAGGCCCCCTGGTCCTGCCGGCGTCGGAACAGCTGCTCTTCGTCTTCTCTCTCATCGGCCGAAAGATCTTCAACCCCAACTGGAGGCCGTATATTCCCGACTTCAAGCAGGCCTTCGAGCACTTCTGCATACACGCCGGCGGCCGGGCGGTCATCGACGAGCTGGAGAAGAACCTGCAGCTGTCGGCGCAGCACGTCGAGGCGTCGAGGATGACACTGCACCGGTTCGGGAACACCTCCTCCTCATCGCTGTGGTACGAGCTGAGCTACATCGAATCGAAGGGGAGGATGAAGAAGGGAGATCGCGTTTGGCAGATCGCGTTCGGGAGCGGATTCAAGTGCAACAGTGCGGTGTGGAAGTGCAACCGCAGCATCAAGGTCCCGGTGGACGGTCCATGGTCCGACTGCATTCAGAAGTACCCCGTCTACATCCCAGACGTCGTCAAGCTCTGA